In the Hordeum vulgare subsp. vulgare chromosome 7H, MorexV3_pseudomolecules_assembly, whole genome shotgun sequence genome, one interval contains:
- the LOC123408138 gene encoding protein TOPLESS-RELATED PROTEIN 2-like encodes MEQELPPANGPLVGPIPKTAGFPPMGAHAPFQPMVSPSPNAIAGWMTNPNPSLPHPAIAQGPPGLVQPPNTAAFLKHPRTPTSAPGIDYQSADSEHLMKRMRVGQPDEVSFSGSSHPPNVYSQEDLPKQVVRTLNQGSNVMSLDFHPVQQTILPGTCFKHLAWFLNFLLC; translated from the exons ATGGAGCAAGAGCTCCCCCCTGCAAATGGTCCTCTTGTTGGACCAATCCCCAAGACAGCTGGATTCCCTCCGATGGGTGCTCATGCT CCGTTTCAACCTATGGTTTCACCATCTCCAAATGCAATTGCTGGTTGGATGACAAATCCCAATCCCTCTTTACCACATCCTGCTATTGCACAAGGGCCGCCCGGTCTTGTTCAGCCACCAAACACAG CGGCATTTCTAAAGCATCCAAGGACTCCTACAAGTGCGCCTGGCATTGACTATCAGTCTGCAGATTCTGAACATCTGATGAAAAGAATGCGTGTAGGCCAGCCAGATGAG GTGTCATTCTCTGGTTCAAGCCATCCTCCCAATGTTTACAGTCAAGAAGACCTCCCCAAACAAGTTGTTCGCACACTCAATCAGGGTTCTAATGTTATGAGCCTGGATTTCCATCCTGTTCAACAAACTATTCTTCCAGGTACATGCTTCAAACACTTAGCTTGGTTCTTGAATTTTTTACTTTGTTAG